Proteins encoded together in one Corynebacterium liangguodongii window:
- a CDS encoding FtsX-like permease family protein translates to MDAHAAYRRELRTTVRPYMAGILFTAVVIGTLVGTILYVAFSTGGSSDLKQGVVNLSLIAIVPTLAGVRLAHQNFIVDHRPTLRALKNLGVSNAFFQRHLVLQAVLLTLVAAASAVVLGRLIADPFFRLLFIGMNKRLPDVWGSPQAVLATAPVVMMFIYLIGVGTIRFERVLEGSTDSAPRSGAWRKAGLAVGYVALALNFGVGVWSIATGGSNAGVALMVISAPVVAAVLAAPIGRLIGGAVSTVLSRVVGWTAPSLGIRSIDAAGTITRTGLAAVLLSIPLSGFTWAYASLDGGSFYAQQSVSEVPIVVSQEKQLLHPAQAEAVCDELGQGCHGVVYWQPSDILGSGEESVERKYANDYTLSATSSEVLNEFLPGQIEPEGDNPFHFASMKLAEAVSVNPPVNPDWALAVVDGSAQVSDDYRVVPAKEWASNAGNDTQIFFGPNGDGTSGFIPLVAYTLLAICVILLVEAIGRREGLRSFFAPLHLLGKTQTSIQLTTFWAILFPYLTAILAALLASFWYEMVAYFVTTGEVGAWMPFMPAGLWVLFVLVFLLTSATAFLPTPRERIQS, encoded by the coding sequence ATGGATGCGCATGCAGCTTATCGTCGCGAACTGAGAACGACCGTTCGTCCATACATGGCGGGAATTCTGTTTACCGCAGTGGTGATCGGGACGCTTGTCGGGACTATCCTCTATGTGGCCTTCTCCACCGGGGGTAGCTCGGACCTGAAGCAGGGCGTGGTCAACCTCAGTCTGATCGCGATAGTCCCGACGCTGGCCGGCGTGAGATTGGCACACCAAAACTTCATCGTCGACCACCGACCGACGCTCCGTGCGCTGAAAAATCTCGGAGTGAGCAATGCGTTCTTCCAACGCCATTTGGTGCTTCAGGCGGTGTTGTTGACTTTGGTGGCCGCCGCATCCGCCGTCGTGCTGGGCAGGCTAATCGCTGATCCGTTCTTCCGGCTCTTGTTTATCGGAATGAACAAGCGGTTGCCTGATGTCTGGGGCTCGCCCCAGGCGGTTCTCGCCACCGCCCCGGTCGTGATGATGTTCATCTACCTCATTGGCGTGGGCACGATCCGGTTTGAGCGGGTGCTCGAGGGCAGCACGGACTCGGCCCCAAGATCAGGTGCGTGGAGGAAGGCCGGGTTGGCTGTCGGTTACGTGGCGCTGGCGCTGAATTTCGGCGTTGGTGTGTGGAGTATTGCGACTGGGGGTTCGAACGCGGGAGTCGCGCTCATGGTTATTTCGGCCCCAGTTGTCGCTGCGGTCCTCGCGGCCCCGATAGGCCGACTAATTGGGGGTGCAGTGTCAACTGTGCTCAGTCGCGTCGTTGGGTGGACTGCGCCTTCGCTCGGGATTCGCTCAATTGATGCAGCCGGCACGATCACACGGACGGGGTTGGCTGCCGTGCTTTTGTCTATCCCGCTGTCCGGATTCACGTGGGCATACGCGTCTTTGGACGGCGGAAGCTTCTACGCGCAGCAAAGCGTTAGCGAGGTTCCTATTGTGGTCAGCCAGGAGAAACAGTTGCTCCACCCGGCCCAGGCGGAGGCGGTATGCGACGAACTCGGGCAGGGGTGCCACGGGGTTGTCTATTGGCAGCCGTCCGATATTCTCGGTTCCGGCGAGGAATCGGTGGAGCGCAAATATGCGAATGATTACACGCTATCGGCAACTAGCTCTGAAGTGCTAAATGAATTTCTGCCAGGTCAGATCGAGCCAGAAGGCGACAACCCATTCCACTTCGCTTCGATGAAGCTTGCCGAGGCTGTTTCAGTGAATCCCCCAGTCAACCCGGACTGGGCGCTCGCCGTCGTTGACGGCTCCGCGCAGGTGAGCGATGATTACCGGGTCGTTCCAGCCAAGGAGTGGGCAAGCAACGCGGGCAACGATACGCAAATCTTTTTCGGGCCCAATGGGGACGGGACATCTGGATTTATTCCCCTCGTGGCGTATACGCTGCTCGCTATTTGCGTCATTCTTCTCGTGGAAGCTATCGGAAGGCGCGAAGGCTTGAGGAGCTTTTTCGCACCTCTCCACCTGCTCGGAAAGACTCAAACTAGCATCCAGCTCACCACGTTTTGGGCGATCTTATTCCCGTACCTGACGGCGATACTCGCAGCCCTTTTGGCCAGCTTCTGGTACGAGATGGTCGCCTACTTCGTCACTACCGGCGAAGTGGGAGCGTGGATGCCGTTCATGCCGGCGGGTCTCTGGGTGCTATTCGTTCTAGTCTTCCTCTTGACCAGCGCCACGGCGTTCCTCCCCACCCCGCGAGAGCGCATCCAAAGCTAG
- a CDS encoding integrase core domain-containing protein, which yields MRRAACRLWSKRYNTHHPHSSLGFIPPTEYANQWHQPQESTQTARS from the coding sequence ATGCGTCGCGCTGCCTGCCGATTGTGGTCGAAACGCTATAACACCCATCACCCTCATTCAAGCCTAGGATTTATCCCGCCGACTGAATACGCCAACCAATGGCACCAACCCCAGGAAAGCACTCAAACCGCCCGATCCTAA
- a CDS encoding integrase core domain-containing protein: MPWHNGAVESFHNRLRDELLEDEMFDNPAHASRCLPIVVETL, translated from the coding sequence ATGCCCTGGCATAACGGGGCTGTGGAGTCCTTCCACAACCGGCTACGTGACGAGCTCCTAGAAGACGAGATGTTCGACAACCCTGCCCATGCGTCGCGCTGCCTGCCGATTGTGGTCGAAACGCTATAA